A stretch of the Vigna angularis chloroplast DNA, complete sequence genome encodes the following:
- the rps19 gene encoding ribosomal protein S19, giving the protein MTRSLKKNPFVANHLLRKINKLNTKAEKDIILTWSRASTIIPTMIGHTIAIHNGKEHLPIYITDRMVGHKLGEFSPTLNFRGHAKNDNRSRR; this is encoded by the coding sequence GTGACGCGTTCACTAAAAAAAAATCCTTTTGTAGCGAATCATTTATTAAGAAAAATAAATAAGCTTAACACAAAAGCGGAAAAAGATATAATATTAACTTGGTCCAGAGCATCTACCATTATACCTACAATGATTGGCCATACCATTGCTATCCATAATGGAAAAGAACATTTACCTATTTATATAACAGATCGTATGGTAGGCCATAAATTAGGAGAATTTTCACCTACTCTAAACTTCCGAGGACATGCGAAAAATGATAATAGATCTCGTCGTTAA